A genomic region of Streptosporangium lutulentum contains the following coding sequences:
- a CDS encoding proline--tRNA ligase, whose amino-acid sequence MLLRMSSLFLRTLRDDPADAEVPSHKLLVRAGYVRRIAPGVYSWLPLGKMVLENVTRIVREEMNRMGGQEVLFPALLPREYYEATGRWTEYGDTLFRLKDRKGADYLLGPTHEEMFTDMVKGEYSSYKDYPVTLYQIQTKYRDEARPRAGILRGREFVMKDSYSFDLDDEGLKRSYERHRETYIRIFDRLGLGYKICFATSGAMGGSASEEFLAPAATGEDTFVACHHCGYAANAEAVTTPAPAAITGERPAQRVLDTPGTPTIESLVAYVNEHHGLDVTAAETLKNIVVKVTTPGSDKTETVIVGVPGDREVDFKRLEASLAPGEPAIFEAEDFARHPGLVRGYIGPQVLKSLGIRYLVDPRVVDGTAWVTGANEPGKHAVDVVAGRDFVADGTIEAAEVRTGDACPVCGSALSIDRGIEIGHIFQLGRKYADAAKLDALGPDGKPIRVTMGSYGVGVSRAVAVLTEQKHDELGLVWPREVAPADVHIVGTGKDGQIEAATRLAEDLEARGLRVLLDDRSGVSPGVKFKDAELLGMPTILIVGRGLAQGVAELRDRVTGIKEEIPIAEAVDRVVAACGA is encoded by the coding sequence GTGCTGCTGCGCATGTCGTCGTTGTTTCTTCGAACCCTGAGGGACGACCCGGCAGACGCGGAGGTCCCGAGCCACAAGTTGCTCGTCCGCGCCGGTTATGTCCGCCGTATCGCACCCGGCGTCTACTCCTGGCTGCCCCTCGGCAAGATGGTCCTGGAGAACGTCACGCGCATCGTGCGTGAGGAGATGAACCGCATGGGCGGCCAGGAGGTGCTCTTCCCCGCGCTCCTGCCCCGCGAGTACTACGAGGCCACCGGCCGCTGGACGGAGTACGGCGACACGCTCTTCCGCCTCAAGGACCGCAAGGGCGCCGACTACCTTCTCGGCCCCACCCACGAGGAGATGTTCACCGACATGGTCAAGGGGGAGTACTCCTCCTATAAGGACTATCCGGTGACGCTCTACCAGATTCAGACGAAATACCGCGACGAGGCCCGTCCCCGGGCGGGCATCCTGCGAGGCCGCGAGTTCGTCATGAAGGACTCCTACTCCTTCGACCTGGACGACGAGGGCCTCAAGCGTTCCTACGAGCGGCACCGCGAGACCTACATCAGGATCTTCGACCGTCTCGGCCTCGGCTACAAGATCTGTTTCGCCACGTCCGGCGCGATGGGCGGCTCGGCGTCGGAGGAGTTCCTCGCCCCCGCCGCGACCGGCGAGGACACCTTCGTGGCCTGCCACCACTGCGGCTACGCGGCCAACGCGGAGGCGGTCACCACCCCCGCCCCCGCCGCGATCACCGGGGAGCGGCCCGCCCAGCGGGTGCTCGACACCCCCGGGACCCCGACCATCGAGTCGCTGGTCGCCTACGTCAACGAGCACCACGGCCTCGACGTCACCGCCGCCGAGACGCTCAAGAACATCGTGGTCAAGGTGACCACGCCCGGTTCCGACAAGACCGAGACAGTGATCGTCGGCGTGCCCGGAGACCGTGAGGTCGACTTCAAGCGGCTGGAGGCCTCTCTGGCCCCCGGCGAGCCCGCCATCTTCGAGGCCGAGGATTTCGCCAGGCACCCCGGCCTGGTGCGCGGCTACATCGGCCCGCAGGTCCTCAAGAGCCTCGGCATCCGCTACCTCGTCGACCCTCGCGTGGTCGACGGCACCGCCTGGGTGACGGGAGCCAACGAGCCCGGCAAGCACGCCGTGGACGTCGTCGCCGGCCGTGACTTCGTCGCCGACGGCACCATCGAGGCCGCCGAGGTCCGCACCGGCGACGCCTGCCCGGTCTGCGGCTCGGCCCTCTCCATCGACCGGGGCATCGAGATCGGTCACATCTTCCAGCTTGGCCGCAAATACGCCGACGCCGCCAAACTCGACGCCCTCGGCCCCGACGGCAAGCCCATCCGGGTGACCATGGGCTCCTACGGCGTCGGCGTCTCCCGGGCCGTGGCGGTGCTCACCGAGCAGAAGCACGACGAGCTGGGCCTGGTCTGGCCCCGTGAGGTCGCCCCCGCCGACGTCCACATCGTGGGCACCGGCAAGGACGGCCAGATCGAGGCCGCGACCCGGCTCGCCGAGGATCTTGAGGCCCGGGGCCTGCGCGTCCTGCTCGATGACCGTTCCGGGGTCTCCCCGGGTGTGAAGTTCAAGGACGCCGAACTGCTCGGCATGCCGACGATCCTGATCGTCGGCAGGGGCCTCGCCCAGGGCGTCGCGGAGTTGCGCGATCGCGTCACCGGCATCAAGGAGGAGATCCCGATCGCCGAGGCCGTCGACCGCGTCGTGGCCGCCTGCGGCGCCTGA
- a CDS encoding flavin reductase family protein, with product MSTPAASPRPVSPHLVSPHPVSPRPVDGRRFRSVLGRFATGVVAITAVDPDSGEPCGLTANSFTSVSLDPPLVAFCVAHTSTSWPRLRAARIQTVNVLAEHQRSVCAALASKGGDKFAGLGWTESPGGNPVIDDVLAWIDCSTEAEYPAGDHAIVVSRVHNLGIHGDGGPLVFFQGDYGRFRA from the coding sequence ATGAGCACCCCCGCAGCCTCCCCTCGGCCCGTCTCCCCCCACCTCGTCTCCCCCCACCCCGTCTCCCCTCGGCCTGTGGACGGCCGGCGGTTCCGCAGCGTTCTCGGCCGCTTCGCCACCGGCGTCGTGGCCATCACCGCCGTCGATCCCGACAGCGGCGAGCCGTGCGGCCTGACGGCCAACTCCTTCACCTCGGTCTCGCTGGATCCGCCGCTGGTGGCCTTCTGCGTGGCGCACACCAGCACGAGCTGGCCGCGCCTGCGCGCCGCCAGGATCCAGACGGTCAACGTGCTCGCCGAGCACCAGCGATCGGTCTGCGCGGCGCTCGCGAGCAAGGGCGGTGACAAGTTCGCCGGCCTGGGGTGGACCGAGTCCCCCGGCGGCAACCCCGTGATCGACGACGTTTTGGCCTGGATCGACTGCTCGACAGAGGCCGAGTATCCGGCGGGCGACCATGCCATCGTCGTCTCCAGGGTTCACAACCTGGGTATCCACGGCGACGGCGGCCCGCTGGTGTTCTTCCAGGGCGACTACGGCCGGTTCCGGGCGTGA
- a CDS encoding ferritin-like domain-containing protein — translation MTTGQELDTALAAEHAAVYAYGVIGARTTGNLRAVVTAAFNAHRARRDQLRTLIISGGGTPAEPTATYDLPVIPSTAAQAVELAVLVERGVTGAYLELTASADATVRRMAALAMQESVTRSYGLRPEIVAFPGMPAAPEPVPAAAPSSSPAPSQ, via the coding sequence GTGACGACCGGCCAGGAGCTCGACACGGCTCTGGCGGCCGAGCACGCGGCCGTGTACGCCTACGGGGTCATCGGCGCCAGGACCACGGGAAATCTGCGCGCCGTCGTGACGGCGGCCTTCAACGCCCACCGCGCCCGCCGCGACCAGCTCCGCACCTTGATCATCTCCGGTGGCGGCACCCCCGCCGAGCCGACCGCGACCTACGATCTCCCCGTCATCCCGTCCACCGCGGCCCAGGCGGTGGAGCTGGCCGTGCTGGTCGAGCGTGGGGTGACCGGCGCCTACCTGGAGCTGACCGCGTCCGCCGACGCGACCGTCCGCCGGATGGCCGCGCTGGCCATGCAGGAGTCCGTCACCCGCTCGTACGGCCTGCGCCCGGAGATCGTGGCCTTCCCCGGCATGCCCGCCGCCCCCGAGCCCGTCCCTGCGGCGGCCCCGTCGAGCAGTCCCGCCCCCTCCCAGTGA
- the rimP gene encoding ribosome maturation factor RimP, translating into MGSATSRDRLMKLLEPVVEAEGLDLEDVTVTPAGKRRLLRVIVDRDGGVSLDDVAEVSRGVSDALDADDAMGATPYVLEVSSPGVDRPLTEPRHWRRAVKRLVKADLRDGTAVEGRIVVTDETGVELDVDGAPRRIDYQDLTRGRVQVEFRRLDDAENDGEDGDEG; encoded by the coding sequence ATGGGCAGCGCCACATCCCGCGACCGCCTGATGAAGCTTCTGGAACCCGTCGTCGAAGCCGAAGGGCTCGACTTGGAGGACGTCACGGTCACCCCGGCGGGCAAGCGGCGGTTGCTGCGCGTCATCGTCGACCGTGACGGCGGTGTGAGCCTGGACGACGTCGCCGAGGTCAGCCGCGGCGTCTCTGACGCGCTGGACGCCGATGACGCGATGGGTGCCACCCCGTACGTGCTGGAGGTCTCCTCTCCGGGGGTCGACCGCCCGCTCACCGAGCCGCGCCACTGGCGCCGCGCGGTCAAGCGGCTGGTCAAGGCCGACCTGCGAGACGGCACCGCCGTGGAGGGCCGGATCGTCGTCACCGACGAGACCGGCGTGGAGCTGGACGTCGACGGCGCACCGCGTCGCATCGACTATCAGGACCTGACCCGAGGACGGGTGCAGGTGGAATTCCGCCGGCTCGACGACGCCGAAAACGACGGCGAAGACGGCGACGAAGGCTAA
- the nusA gene encoding transcription termination factor NusA: MSVLRSLEREKDISFDLVVKAIEDALLIAYFRSEGAAAKARAELDRKSGHVTIFAAELDDESGEVLREFDDTPGNFSRIAATTAKQVILQQLRDAEDEINFGEFASREGELVAGVIQQGKDPRVVLVDLGRIEAVLPHSEQVPGEEYVHGDRIRCYVVQVKKGHKGPSVTLSRTHPGLVKKLFALEVPEIADGTVEIAAIAREAGHRTKLAVRSRRPGVNAKGACIGPMGSRVRNVMAELHGEKIDIIDWSDNPAEFVGNALSPARVSHVEVIDVDGRAARVTVPDYQLSLAIGKEGQNARLANRLTGWRIDIRPDTQAGDAAGSADASTR, from the coding sequence ATGAGCGTCCTGCGCAGCCTGGAGCGGGAGAAGGACATCTCCTTCGACCTGGTCGTCAAGGCGATCGAGGACGCGCTATTGATCGCATACTTCCGGAGCGAGGGCGCCGCCGCCAAGGCACGCGCCGAGCTCGACCGGAAGTCCGGGCACGTGACCATCTTCGCGGCCGAGCTCGACGACGAGAGCGGGGAGGTGCTCAGGGAGTTCGACGACACCCCGGGCAACTTCAGCCGCATCGCCGCGACCACGGCCAAGCAGGTCATCCTGCAGCAGCTCCGCGACGCCGAGGACGAGATCAACTTCGGCGAGTTCGCCAGCCGCGAGGGCGAACTCGTGGCCGGCGTCATCCAGCAGGGCAAGGACCCCCGGGTCGTCCTGGTGGACCTGGGCAGGATCGAGGCGGTACTGCCGCACAGCGAGCAGGTCCCCGGCGAAGAGTACGTTCACGGCGACCGCATCCGCTGTTACGTGGTCCAGGTCAAGAAGGGCCACAAGGGCCCCTCGGTGACCCTGTCGCGGACCCACCCCGGCCTGGTGAAGAAGCTCTTCGCCCTGGAGGTCCCGGAGATCGCCGACGGCACGGTCGAGATCGCCGCGATCGCCCGCGAGGCGGGGCACCGCACCAAGCTCGCGGTCCGTTCGCGGCGTCCCGGCGTGAACGCCAAGGGCGCCTGCATCGGACCGATGGGCTCGCGCGTGCGCAACGTGATGGCCGAGCTGCACGGTGAGAAGATCGACATCATCGACTGGTCGGACAACCCCGCGGAGTTCGTGGGGAATGCGCTCTCTCCCGCTCGTGTTTCCCATGTCGAGGTCATCGACGTCGACGGGCGTGCGGCGCGGGTGACCGTGCCGGACTACCAGCTCTCCCTCGCGATCGGCAAGGAGGGCCAGAACGCCCGGCTGGCCAATCGCCTCACCGGCTGGCGTATCGATATCCGTCCTGACACCCAAGCGGGGGACGCGGCCGGTTCCGCAGATGCATCCACACGGTAA
- a CDS encoding GNAT family N-acetyltransferase has product MHSNTVNPTLTRRLTLRRATNGDLQGVLALLAETAGWLNGRGVRQWPVGGFPAERISPLIAEGVLYLLDGERGEERPAATIALDGHADPEFWAPEDGPGTALYVHKLSVARGYSGRGLGEALLDWAGLRVLATGRRWLRLDCSKDNPRLQDYYRGQRFAHLRTVDLPHRASGALFQRAGGLRGRASEAEVPFVDRRGLLVPEQV; this is encoded by the coding sequence ATGCACTCAAACACCGTCAACCCCACCCTCACGCGCAGGCTCACGCTGCGCAGAGCCACGAACGGCGATCTCCAAGGAGTGCTCGCGCTCCTCGCCGAGACCGCCGGCTGGCTGAACGGCCGCGGCGTACGCCAGTGGCCGGTCGGGGGCTTCCCCGCCGAGCGGATCAGCCCGCTGATCGCGGAGGGCGTCCTGTATCTGCTGGACGGCGAAAGAGGAGAGGAGAGACCGGCCGCCACCATCGCCCTGGACGGTCACGCGGATCCGGAGTTCTGGGCCCCCGAGGACGGTCCCGGAACGGCCCTCTACGTTCACAAACTGTCCGTCGCGCGAGGCTACTCCGGCCGCGGTCTGGGGGAGGCGCTGCTCGACTGGGCGGGCCTGAGGGTCCTGGCGACGGGCCGGCGCTGGCTCCGGCTTGACTGTTCCAAGGACAATCCGAGGCTTCAGGATTACTATCGGGGGCAGCGTTTCGCCCACCTGCGCACGGTCGACCTGCCGCACCGCGCGTCGGGAGCCCTGTTCCAGCGGGCGGGGGGCCTTCGTGGCAGGGCGTCCGAAGCCGAGGTGCCGTTCGTGGACCGTCGCGGGCTGCTCGTGCCGGAGCAGGTCTGA
- a CDS encoding GntR family transcriptional regulator: MARSTLYQLVASDLRRTIYSGALGPGDQLPTEVELMLTHQVSRNTVRLALGELVNEGLVTRTPRRGTVVRERRPLLIHPQRELQPQPEETREAFAWAVSQEGRAPSQNIEVSIVHPIEEIASRLELQDDELAVVRRRLRFVDGQPYNTNDSYFPLALVADSEIARPGDIMRGANRVLEELGHPQVRMVDDIWARMPNSSEAEMLQLELGTPVVVYVRVGYDESDTPVRVAVSVLPSDKHLIRYELESR, translated from the coding sequence ATGGCACGGTCAACGCTGTATCAACTGGTGGCTTCCGACCTTCGGAGGACCATCTACTCCGGTGCGCTCGGACCGGGGGATCAGCTGCCGACCGAAGTGGAGCTCATGCTCACCCACCAGGTGAGTCGCAACACCGTGCGGCTCGCCCTCGGTGAGCTGGTGAACGAGGGGCTGGTCACTCGCACCCCCCGTCGGGGCACCGTGGTCAGGGAGCGCCGCCCGCTGCTCATCCACCCCCAGAGGGAGCTCCAGCCGCAGCCCGAGGAGACCAGGGAGGCTTTCGCCTGGGCGGTCTCCCAGGAGGGACGCGCGCCGAGCCAGAACATCGAGGTGTCGATCGTGCATCCGATCGAGGAGATCGCCAGCAGGCTGGAACTCCAGGACGACGAGCTCGCCGTGGTCCGCCGCAGGCTGAGGTTCGTGGACGGCCAGCCGTACAACACCAACGACTCCTACTTCCCGCTGGCGCTGGTCGCCGACTCCGAGATCGCCCGCCCCGGCGACATCATGCGCGGGGCCAACAGGGTGCTTGAGGAACTCGGCCACCCCCAGGTCCGGATGGTCGACGACATCTGGGCGCGGATGCCCAACAGTTCGGAGGCCGAGATGCTCCAGCTCGAACTGGGCACCCCGGTCGTCGTCTACGTCCGGGTCGGATACGACGAGAGCGACACCCCAGTGCGGGTCGCGGTGTCGGTCCTTCCCTCGGACAAGCACCTGATCAGATACGAGCTGGAAAGCCGTTGA
- a CDS encoding FAD-dependent oxidoreductase: MSLRVAIVGSGPAGIYTAEALMKQASGDVEVDVLERLPTPYGLVRYGVAPDHTSIKSIAGYLRGVLELPNVRFLGGVELGKDIDVADLIDCYDAVVYCTGAMVDRRMDIPGEDLPGSVAATDFVNWYCGHPDMPADRFVLDSSEVAVIGVGNVAVDVVRVLAKTAEELRATDVPEEVLTRLAESKVKAIHMIGRRGPEHAKFTLKELRELGELANADVYVRPEECVADVTAASRQVRGNVEVLRSWAARSPVGRPRRLDVRFWMRPVEILGDGRVEALKLERTRLAEGRVVGTGEFETIPVGMVLRSVGYRSVPLPGVPFSEATMTVPNEAGRIQGRDREFVAGWLKRGPTGVIGTNKSDAAETVRTLLADLAGREQVRHADLDAVLASRGVSPITYEHWLAIEAAEAALAKSLDRGERVKLLGLAAMLNASGRR; the protein is encoded by the coding sequence GTGTCACTCCGAGTCGCGATTGTGGGATCGGGGCCTGCCGGGATCTACACGGCCGAGGCGCTGATGAAACAGGCCTCCGGCGACGTCGAGGTGGACGTGCTGGAGCGGCTGCCCACGCCCTACGGCCTGGTCCGGTACGGCGTGGCCCCGGACCACACGTCGATCAAGTCGATCGCGGGCTATCTGCGCGGGGTCCTGGAGCTGCCGAACGTCCGGTTCCTGGGCGGCGTCGAGCTCGGCAAGGACATCGACGTGGCGGACCTGATCGACTGCTACGACGCGGTCGTCTACTGCACCGGCGCGATGGTGGACCGGCGGATGGACATCCCCGGCGAGGACCTGCCGGGGAGTGTGGCCGCCACCGACTTCGTGAACTGGTACTGCGGCCACCCCGACATGCCCGCCGATCGCTTCGTCCTCGACAGTTCCGAGGTCGCGGTGATCGGCGTGGGCAACGTGGCCGTGGACGTGGTGCGCGTCCTCGCCAAGACCGCGGAGGAGCTGCGCGCCACCGACGTGCCCGAGGAGGTGCTGACCCGGCTGGCGGAGAGCAAGGTCAAGGCCATCCACATGATCGGCCGACGGGGGCCGGAGCACGCCAAGTTCACCCTGAAGGAGCTGCGAGAGCTGGGCGAGCTGGCCAACGCGGACGTGTACGTACGGCCCGAGGAGTGCGTGGCGGACGTCACCGCGGCGTCACGGCAGGTCCGGGGGAACGTCGAGGTCCTGCGGAGCTGGGCCGCCCGCAGTCCCGTGGGCCGTCCCCGGCGGCTGGACGTGCGGTTCTGGATGCGCCCGGTGGAGATCCTCGGCGACGGCAGGGTGGAGGCGCTCAAACTCGAACGCACCCGGCTGGCGGAGGGCCGGGTCGTGGGCACCGGCGAGTTCGAGACCATCCCGGTCGGCATGGTCCTGCGCTCGGTCGGCTACCGCAGCGTGCCGTTGCCCGGCGTCCCCTTCTCCGAGGCCACCATGACCGTGCCGAACGAGGCCGGGCGGATCCAGGGCCGCGACCGCGAGTTCGTGGCGGGCTGGCTCAAGCGCGGTCCCACGGGGGTGATCGGCACCAACAAGTCCGACGCCGCCGAAACGGTCCGCACCCTTCTCGCCGACCTCGCCGGCCGCGAGCAGGTACGGCATGCGGACCTGGACGCCGTCCTCGCCTCACGGGGCGTCTCGCCCATCACCTACGAGCACTGGCTGGCCATCGAGGCGGCCGAGGCGGCGCTGGCGAAGTCCCTCGACCGCGGCGAACGTGTGAAGCTGCTCGGCCTCGCCGCCATGCTGAACGCCTCCGGCCGCCGATGA
- a CDS encoding toxic anion resistance protein, with product MTESDLTLTPPAPVAAVPASKAATMLPLSDGREAELVAKAAEFASELAAMDPRVPDFTRKVHDISSMGDGEIRSASQVANRMLKRPVAALASAKGEGSDAQGQVASRLAALRRTVVDLDPKQAASGPRKLLGLIPFGDRLRDYFAKYQSAQKHLDDIIRALKSGQDELLKDNAAIEGEKANLWETMTRLREYAVMAAALDAALEERLLLLDATDPEKATALRSDALFSVRQKHQDILTQLAVSVQGYLALDLVRKNNLELSKGVDRATTTTISALRTAVTVAQALANQKLVLDQITALNATTGDLILATSEMLRTQAGAIQTQAASTTVNMDSLRRAFDNVYATMDMIDSFRSQAVENMAVTVSSLSVELDNAKTYLERAGREVAP from the coding sequence ATGACCGAGAGCGATCTGACGCTCACCCCGCCCGCCCCCGTCGCCGCCGTGCCCGCCTCGAAGGCGGCGACCATGCTCCCCCTCTCGGACGGCCGTGAGGCCGAGCTCGTCGCCAAGGCAGCGGAGTTCGCCTCGGAGCTGGCCGCGATGGACCCCCGGGTCCCGGACTTCACCCGCAAGGTCCACGACATCTCCTCGATGGGCGACGGCGAGATCCGCTCCGCCTCCCAGGTGGCCAACCGGATGCTGAAGCGGCCGGTGGCGGCTCTGGCCTCGGCCAAGGGAGAGGGCTCCGATGCCCAGGGCCAGGTGGCGAGCCGGCTGGCGGCGCTGCGCCGTACCGTGGTGGACCTCGACCCGAAGCAGGCGGCGAGCGGCCCGCGCAAGCTGCTAGGGCTGATCCCGTTCGGGGATCGGCTGCGCGACTACTTCGCGAAGTACCAGTCGGCGCAGAAGCACCTGGACGACATCATCCGGGCGCTGAAATCCGGCCAGGACGAGCTGCTGAAGGACAACGCCGCGATCGAGGGCGAGAAGGCGAACCTCTGGGAGACGATGACCCGCCTGCGGGAGTACGCGGTGATGGCCGCCGCGCTCGACGCCGCCCTGGAGGAGCGCCTCCTGCTCCTGGACGCGACCGACCCCGAGAAGGCGACCGCGCTCCGCTCCGACGCCCTGTTCTCCGTACGGCAGAAGCACCAGGACATCCTGACCCAGCTGGCGGTCTCCGTGCAGGGCTACCTGGCCCTCGACCTGGTCCGCAAGAACAACCTGGAGCTCAGCAAGGGCGTGGACCGGGCCACCACCACGACGATCTCGGCGCTGCGCACCGCGGTGACCGTGGCCCAGGCCCTGGCCAACCAGAAGCTGGTGCTGGACCAGATCACCGCCCTGAACGCCACGACCGGCGACCTGATCCTGGCCACCAGCGAGATGCTCCGCACCCAGGCGGGCGCCATCCAGACACAGGCGGCCTCGACCACCGTGAACATGGACTCCCTGCGCAGGGCCTTCGACAACGTCTACGCCACCATGGACATGATCGACTCGTTCCGGTCGCAGGCCGTGGAGAACATGGCCGTCACCGTGAGCAGCCTGAGCGTCGAGCTGGACAACGCGAAGACCTACCTGGAGCGCGCCGGCCGCGAGGTCGCTCCGTGA
- a CDS encoding DUF6986 family protein yields the protein MRVTLADPLALIPGFERVHREQSARYPALAVEWQPVHTVYVPADRFDAATVAAWGKAALESFDRHLSANDLAELFETDERIAGAVHKKVAAKLAREPIEDLRVDFEDGYGLRPGEEDGHVAAAAEAIAALHANGTLPRRWGPRVKSFADGDPVRSVRTLDGFLTGVIERVGHLPAGFVVTFPKVLMKAYLGQFADCLEALEKGLGLRPGALRFEIQVEATQTVSFLDADLVPALGGRLAAAHFGVFDYTASCSLPPHEQRLDHPACDHARHVMQTAFAGTGVELSDGSLAAFPASDDRHVVRDLWRRHAGMVRHSLSHGFYQGWDMHPSHLVSRYAAVYAFHLSRYEEYSHRVRAWEEQREAGGGVMDEPATIKTMAAALRRADLALGDA from the coding sequence ATGCGTGTCACGCTCGCCGACCCGCTCGCCCTGATCCCCGGCTTCGAGCGGGTCCACCGCGAGCAGTCGGCGAGATATCCCGCCCTGGCCGTGGAGTGGCAGCCGGTGCACACCGTCTACGTCCCGGCCGACCGGTTCGACGCCGCGACGGTGGCCGCGTGGGGGAAGGCGGCACTGGAGTCGTTCGATCGGCACCTGTCCGCGAACGACCTGGCGGAACTCTTCGAGACGGACGAGCGCATCGCGGGGGCCGTCCACAAGAAGGTGGCCGCGAAACTCGCCCGGGAGCCGATCGAGGACCTGCGGGTGGACTTCGAGGACGGGTACGGCCTGCGCCCCGGGGAGGAGGACGGCCATGTCGCCGCCGCCGCCGAGGCGATCGCGGCCCTGCACGCGAACGGGACGCTCCCGCGCAGGTGGGGGCCGCGGGTGAAGTCCTTCGCCGACGGCGACCCGGTCCGGAGCGTCAGGACCCTCGACGGGTTCCTGACCGGGGTGATCGAACGCGTCGGACACCTGCCGGCCGGGTTCGTCGTCACCTTCCCCAAGGTGCTCATGAAGGCCTACCTCGGCCAGTTCGCCGACTGCCTGGAGGCGCTGGAGAAGGGGCTGGGCCTCAGGCCGGGCGCCCTCAGGTTCGAGATCCAGGTGGAGGCCACCCAGACGGTGTCCTTCCTCGACGCGGACCTGGTCCCCGCTCTCGGCGGCAGGCTGGCCGCGGCGCACTTCGGGGTCTTCGACTACACGGCGAGCTGCTCCCTGCCCCCGCACGAGCAGCGGCTGGACCACCCGGCCTGCGACCACGCCCGGCACGTCATGCAGACCGCCTTCGCCGGGACCGGGGTGGAGCTGTCGGACGGCTCGCTGGCCGCCTTCCCCGCCTCCGACGACAGGCATGTGGTGCGGGACCTGTGGCGACGCCACGCGGGGATGGTCAGGCACTCCCTGAGTCACGGCTTCTACCAGGGCTGGGACATGCATCCGTCGCATCTGGTCAGCCGTTACGCCGCGGTCTACGCCTTTCATCTGTCCCGGTATGAGGAGTACTCCCACCGGGTGCGGGCCTGGGAGGAGCAGCGGGAGGCGGGAGGCGGCGTGATGGACGAGCCCGCCACGATCAAGACGATGGCCGCCGCCCTCCGCCGGGCGGATCTGGCCCTGGGCGACGCCTGA
- a CDS encoding DUF4236 domain-containing protein: protein MGWGYRKSIRLGPFRIDLSPRGVGQSFGNRRFHFARTPDGRKYVTVNLPGGFHVSKLIGGSSRRRHHRY, encoded by the coding sequence ATGGGCTGGGGATACAGAAAGTCGATCAGACTCGGTCCTTTCCGGATCGACCTGTCTCCGCGAGGGGTGGGGCAGAGTTTCGGCAACCGCAGATTCCATTTCGCGAGAACCCCTGACGGCCGTAAATACGTGACCGTCAATCTGCCCGGCGGATTTCATGTGAGCAAGCTGATCGGTGGATCTTCCCGGCGCCGTCACCACCGATACTGA
- a CDS encoding copper homeostasis protein CutC yields MTGSLLEVIALDVRDAVAAEEGGADRLEIVVDMASDGLTPAVETVAAISKECALPQMVMLRGDASFLATPESLEGLRRDAKALSEAGAAGFVFGFLDSAGAVDLAATEALIHAVTPLPWTFHRAVDHAADVQASWRAVRLLPNLATVLTSGAPGGVTEGLRVIKTRCEAGDGPLIMVGGGLRPGHVPLLMEYGVRAFHVGSAVRASWSDPVDARLVRDWRALID; encoded by the coding sequence ATGACCGGATCCTTGCTTGAGGTGATCGCGCTTGACGTGCGTGACGCCGTCGCGGCCGAAGAAGGCGGCGCAGACCGTCTGGAGATCGTCGTCGACATGGCGTCCGACGGGCTCACCCCGGCGGTGGAGACGGTCGCGGCGATCTCCAAGGAGTGTGCGCTGCCGCAGATGGTGATGTTGCGCGGCGACGCGTCGTTCCTGGCCACGCCCGAGTCGCTGGAGGGCCTGCGGCGCGATGCCAAGGCCCTCTCCGAGGCGGGCGCGGCCGGGTTCGTGTTCGGCTTCCTCGACTCCGCGGGGGCGGTCGACCTGGCCGCCACCGAGGCGCTCATCCACGCGGTGACCCCGCTGCCCTGGACCTTCCACCGGGCGGTGGACCACGCGGCCGACGTCCAGGCGAGCTGGCGTGCCGTCCGCCTGCTGCCCAACCTCGCCACCGTGCTCACCTCGGGTGCGCCCGGTGGCGTGACGGAGGGCCTGCGGGTGATCAAGACCCGCTGCGAGGCCGGCGACGGCCCGCTGATCATGGTGGGCGGCGGGCTCAGGCCGGGGCACGTCCCGCTGCTGATGGAGTACGGCGTGCGGGCCTTCCACGTCGGCAGCGCCGTGCGGGCCTCGTGGTCCGACCCGGTCGACGCGCGCCTGGTCCGTGACTGGCGGGCACTGATCGACTGA
- a CDS encoding DUF4236 domain-containing protein: MGWGYRKSMKFGPFRLNLSRSGVGHSWGNRAFRVTKTADGRRTLSVNLPGGFHWRKTLGTSARR, encoded by the coding sequence ATGGGTTGGGGCTATAGGAAGTCGATGAAGTTCGGTCCGTTCCGTCTTAATCTCTCGCGAAGTGGAGTGGGCCACAGCTGGGGAAACCGCGCCTTCCGGGTCACCAAGACGGCCGACGGTCGCCGCACGCTGAGCGTCAACCTCCCCGGCGGCTTCCACTGGCGTAAGACCCTCGGGACCAGCGCTCGCCGCTGA